In one Anaerolineae bacterium genomic region, the following are encoded:
- a CDS encoding sugar ABC transporter permease, with the protein MSAVKSVQGARAETVGRPGLYRASRWSRFRANLAGFAFISPWVLGYLAFTVFPFVASFVLSMTVYDIGSPPAFIGLKNFTHMFTADGKFAMSIRVTFLYAFMVVPATTVLAVGTALLLNQKVRGIPFFRTAFYIPAMVSSIGWLLLWTYILQKQGALNWALAKIGIEGPAYLYDKNWALPALAMMELFSVGSSMLVALAALQGVPEYLYEATDMDGGGEWAKFWHVTLPMISPALFYNVTMSFIGVMQTFAKGYIMTEGGPRDRTLFYALYLYNNAFWYNRMGYACALAWVLFVIILIITALNFLGGRYWVFYESEGAG; encoded by the coding sequence CAAGAGCGTGCAGGGCGCGCGGGCGGAGACGGTTGGCCGTCCTGGTCTCTACCGGGCGAGCCGATGGAGCCGATTTCGGGCGAACCTGGCCGGCTTCGCTTTCATATCTCCCTGGGTGCTGGGCTACCTGGCCTTCACCGTGTTCCCATTCGTGGCCTCCTTCGTCCTCAGCATGACTGTGTATGACATCGGAAGCCCGCCTGCCTTCATTGGCCTGAAGAACTTCACTCACATGTTCACCGCTGATGGCAAGTTCGCCATGTCCATACGGGTGACATTCCTCTACGCTTTCATGGTGGTCCCGGCCACGACCGTGCTGGCGGTGGGGACGGCGCTCCTGCTGAACCAGAAAGTGCGGGGTATCCCCTTCTTCCGCACCGCTTTCTACATACCGGCTATGGTCAGCAGCATCGGCTGGCTGCTCTTGTGGACCTACATCCTGCAGAAGCAGGGAGCGCTCAACTGGGCGCTGGCTAAGATCGGCATCGAGGGCCCGGCATACCTCTATGACAAGAACTGGGCCTTGCCCGCACTGGCCATGATGGAGCTGTTCTCCGTAGGCAGTTCCATGCTGGTGGCTCTGGCAGCGCTGCAGGGGGTGCCGGAGTACCTCTACGAAGCTACGGACATGGACGGCGGCGGCGAGTGGGCCAAGTTCTGGCACGTCACTCTTCCTATGATCTCCCCTGCGCTCTTCTACAACGTGACCATGAGCTTCATCGGCGTCATGCAGACGTTCGCCAAGGGATACATCATGACCGAGGGCGGACCGCGCGATCGCACCCTCTTCTATGCCCTCTATCTGTACAACAACGCTTTCTGGTACAACCGCATGGGATACGCCTGCGCCCTGGCCTGGGTGTTATTCGTCATCATCCTGATCATCACGGCCTTGAACTTCCTTGGGGGGAGGTACTGGGTGTTCTATGAGAGCGAGGGAGCGGGCTAG
- a CDS encoding carbohydrate ABC transporter permease, whose amino-acid sequence MTASTASFYRGKAFRQRLRRGTAYVLLVMGFVWFSFPLLWMVLGSFKSFADLATIPPRIWPSSFHWENYPHAWTIVPFGRYFINTAIITGANIIGIIASCSLVAYGFARQRFWGRNFFFGVMLSTMMLPSWVTLIPQFLIFHALGWVNTWYPLTVPAFFATAASYIFLLRQFFLTLPLELDEAAKLDGCSRFGIYWRILMPLCGPIVATIMIFTFISHWNDFFGPLIYIHRAELYTVSIGLAFLRNAVSLDTGEPVQALLLAASVFCSLPLLVVFFVGQKYFVRGIALTGRTGM is encoded by the coding sequence GTGACTGCTTCTACCGCTTCTTTCTACCGAGGCAAGGCTTTCAGGCAGCGCCTGCGCAGGGGCACCGCCTACGTGCTGCTCGTCATGGGCTTCGTGTGGTTCTCCTTCCCCCTCCTCTGGATGGTCCTGGGCTCGTTCAAGTCGTTCGCCGACCTTGCCACCATCCCACCCCGGATATGGCCCTCCAGCTTCCACTGGGAGAACTACCCGCACGCCTGGACCATAGTGCCCTTTGGCCGCTACTTCATTAATACTGCCATCATCACCGGAGCCAACATTATAGGCATCATAGCGAGCTGTTCCCTGGTAGCCTATGGCTTCGCCCGTCAGCGGTTCTGGGGGCGCAACTTCTTCTTCGGTGTGATGCTCAGCACCATGATGCTCCCTAGCTGGGTGACTCTGATTCCGCAGTTTCTCATCTTTCATGCCCTGGGGTGGGTGAACACGTGGTACCCGCTCACCGTGCCGGCCTTCTTCGCCACCGCGGCCAGCTACATCTTCTTGCTGCGGCAGTTCTTCCTCACCCTCCCGCTCGAGCTCGATGAGGCCGCCAAACTGGACGGTTGCAGCCGGTTCGGCATCTATTGGCGCATTCTCATGCCCCTCTGCGGCCCCATCGTGGCGACCATCATGATATTCACCTTTATATCCCACTGGAATGACTTCTTTGGGCCTCTCATCTACATCCATCGTGCGGAGCTCTATACCGTCTCCATTGGGTTGGCCTTCCTCCGCAACGCGGTGTCCTTGGACACCGGCGAGCCAGTGCAGGCTCTGCTGCTGGCCGCCAGCGTCTTCTGTTCCCTGCCTCTGCTTGTCGTCTTCTTCGTGGGGCAGAAGTACTTCGTGCGGGGCATCGCCCTCACCGGCAGGACGGGCATGTAG